The Candidatus Methylomirabilis sp. genome has a window encoding:
- a CDS encoding response regulator transcription factor, with protein MKVLVVDDEKDITALVAYHLEREGFRVLQAHDGLQALELVKRERPSLLVLDLMLPHLSGLDVCRRLRKEPDTARLPILMLTAKAEETDKVLGLELGGDDYLTKPFGPKELIARVKALIRRSEEVQGGEVVKAGSLEIDLDRYTVTIRKRAVELTPKEFDLLKALVLAKGRVLTREYLLDRVWGYERASEIESRTVDVHVRRLREKLGPEAARIVTVKSVGYRFNQDS; from the coding sequence GTGAAGGTCCTTGTAGTCGATGACGAGAAAGACATTACCGCCCTGGTCGCGTACCATCTGGAGCGCGAGGGATTCCGTGTCCTTCAGGCACATGATGGCCTTCAGGCCTTAGAATTGGTCAAGCGTGAGCGACCAAGTCTGCTGGTCCTGGATCTGATGCTGCCGCATCTGAGCGGATTAGATGTCTGCCGTCGGCTTCGCAAAGAACCCGACACTGCGCGCCTCCCGATCCTGATGCTGACCGCCAAGGCGGAAGAAACCGACAAGGTCCTGGGCCTGGAGTTGGGCGGCGACGACTATCTCACCAAGCCGTTCGGCCCTAAGGAGCTGATAGCCAGGGTCAAGGCCCTGATTCGCAGAAGCGAGGAGGTCCAGGGGGGAGAGGTTGTGAAGGCCGGCAGTCTTGAGATCGATCTCGACCGGTATACTGTTACGATCCGCAAGCGGGCCGTCGAGCTGACACCGAAGGAATTCGACCTTCTGAAAGCCCTCGTTCTGGCCAAGGGCCGCGTCCTGACCAGGGAGTACCTGTTGGACCGTGTCTGGGGATACGAGCGGGCCTCCGAAATAGAATCCCGCACCGTCGATGTTCATGTCCGACGCCTCCGGGAGAAGCTGGGACCGGAGGCCGCACGCATCGTCACAGTCAAGAGCGTCGGGTACCGGTTCAACCAGGACTCCTGA
- a CDS encoding winged helix-turn-helix domain-containing protein: protein MRVEVKSKTWLEADGKFIIGEHGIALLEAIDELGSIQQAAKQLGWGYRHTWGYLKNMERNAGVPILLVRHGGQSGGGTQLTPQGRKLLRDYKRLQKTLRATIQRKSRLLFSY from the coding sequence ATGCGCGTTGAAGTGAAATCGAAGACTTGGCTGGAGGCCGATGGCAAGTTCATCATCGGGGAGCACGGGATCGCGCTCCTGGAGGCGATCGATGAACTCGGGTCGATTCAGCAGGCGGCGAAACAGCTTGGGTGGGGCTATCGGCACACCTGGGGGTATCTCAAGAATATGGAGCGGAATGCCGGCGTGCCGATCCTGCTTGTTCGCCATGGAGGGCAGTCAGGCGGCGGGACGCAGCTTACACCGCAAGGGCGCAAGCTCCTACGAGACTACAAGCGATTGCAGAAGACGTTGCGGGCAACCATACAACGGAAATCGCGGTTGCTGTTCTCGTACTAA
- a CDS encoding TOBE domain-containing protein, with protein MEMSARNQLPGTIKKVKVGTVMAEIVMKVGDQELAAAITSGSAKRMKLKVGDKVFAVIKATEVMIAKE; from the coding sequence ATGGAGATGAGCGCTCGGAATCAACTGCCTGGGACCATTAAGAAGGTCAAAGTCGGTACCGTGATGGCTGAGATAGTCATGAAGGTGGGAGATCAGGAGCTGGCCGCGGCCATCACCAGCGGCTCGGCCAAGCGAATGAAATTGAAGGTGGGTGATAAAGTCTTCGCCGTCATCAAAGCCACCGAAGTCATGATCGCCAAGGAGTAG